In the Breoghania sp. genome, GAGATGGCCGCTTCGCCCGATCCGGCGCGTCATATCCCCGTGCTTCTCGAGGAAGTTATCGCCGCGCTGGAGCCTGCCGCCGGTCAGGTGATCGTGGACGGTACGTTCGGCGCCGGTGGCTATAGTCGGGCCATTCTGGAGACAGGTGCGGATGTCATCGCCATTGACCGCGATCCCAATGCGATCCGCGATGGTCAGGCGATGGTGCAGGCGTTCGATGGGCGTCTGACCCTCGTGCCGGGGCGGTTTTCCGGGCTCGATGCTCATGCGGCCGGGGCAGGGCACGAACTGGTCGACGGGGTCGTGCTCGATCTTGGCATCTCCTCCATGCAGGTCGATGAGGCGGAGCGCGGCTTTTCCTTCCGACAGGACGGGCCGCTCGACATGCGCATGGAGCAGGACGGCCCGAGTGCCGCCGATGTCGTCAACGAGATGGAAGGGCGCGAGCTGACCCGTATCATCGGGTTGCTGGGGGAGGAAAACCGCGCCTCCGCCGTATCGCGCGCCATTGTCGATGCGCGCAAGACCAAACCCTTCACGCGCACGCTGGAACTGGCGAACCTGATCGAGCGTGTGCTCGGGCGCAAGCCCGGCAAGGCGACCCATCCCGCCACCAAGACGTTCCAGGCACTGCGCATCTTCGTCAACAGCGAGCTTGGCGAAGTGGTGGAGGCGTTGAGCGCGGCTGAGCGGTGCCTGAAACCGGGCGGGCGGCTCGTCGTCGTCACCTTTCATTCGCTGGAAGACCGGATTGTGAAACGCTTTTTCGCCGAGCGGTGCCGTATCCATGCGGGCGGCTCGCGCCACATGCCGGAGGCCGACGTGCCGCCGCCGACCTTCCGTTTCCAGGTCAAGGGCGCGGTGGAGCCCTCCGAGGCGGAAATCTCGGCCAATCCGCGCTCGCGCTCCGCGCGCCTGCGTGCAGCCATTCGAACCGAAATCGCGGCCCGCGATGGGATGCCGGACAATCTCGGCAAGCCCAATCTGCCCGCATTCCAGAGCCTTGGAGGCTGAGTGCCCGTGCTTCGTATCATCAACACAGTTCTGATCCTGGCGGTCGTTGCGTCAGCCGCGGTTGTCTACAACATGAAGCACGACGCGGAAGACGCGGCGGAGCGCGTGGCGAACCTGCAACGCGCGATCTCGCAGGAAGAAGAGCGCATCGCGCTTTTGAAGGCGGAATGGAGCGTGCTGACCCAGCCCGCCCGCATCCAGCAGCTGGTGGAGCGCTACAACGCCTATCTTCAGCTTGAGCCTCTCAAGGTGAAGCAGATCGCCTCCATCGAGGATCTGCCGACGCGACCCATTGAACTGGAACCCTTCGCCAAGCCGGTGCTTGGCGGTTACGCGGGCGGCGCTGGCGTCATCCGCTGATGTATTTCCGTCGGCCCGCGGGTCGGCAAGTGACTACCGGGGCGCACGGCGCCCGAAACCCCGAGACAAGGCCCGAAGCCGGGCGCCCGAAGGAGTCTACAGATGACTGCCGATGCCAGCGATTTTTCTCCGCTCGCCGCATCCGCGCGTTCTCGCCTGCACGCTCCGCGTGTGACCTCCTTTGTCTCCAGTTCCATGAGTGAAGATGCCGGGACGCCTGGGCGCGTGATCATGGCCATGGCCATGTTCATGTTTGTCTATGGGGCGATTGCGCTGCGCCTCGTCGATCTCGGCATGGCCGATGAAACGCCGTCTTCCGCCTATATCGGCGCGCAGCAGGCGATCACCGCCTCGCGCCCCGATCTTGTCGACAGGAATGGCGAATTGCTCGCCACCGACATCAAGGCGCCCTCGCTTTACGCCGAGCCGCGCAAGATCGTCGATGTGGACGAGGTGATCGACAAGCTCGCTTCCGTCATGCCGGAACTGGGCACGGAAACGATCCGCAACAGGCTGACCAGCAATGCCGGTTTTGTCTGGCTGAAGCGCGAAATCACGCCGCGCCAGCGTGAGGAAATCCATCGTCTCGGCCTTCCTGGTATCGGTTTTCTTACCGAAAACCGGCGCTTCTTCCCCGGCGGCCCGACGGCCAGCCACATCCTTGGTCTCGTGAATGTCGATGAACAGGGCATCGCGGGCATGGAGAAATATCTGGACGGGCAGGGGATCGCCGATCTTCAGAAATTCGGCTTTGCCACCAGCCAGTCGATGAAGCCGATCGCGCTGTCGATCGATGTGCGTGCCCAGCACGTGGTGCGCGACGAGCTGCTCAAGGCGATTGATCGCTACCAGGCAATCGCAGCCATCGGCATTGTTCTGGATGTGCACACGGGCGAAGTGGTGGCCATGTCGTCGGTACCGGATTTCGATCCCAACGATCCGGCGGAGGCGCTTAAGCCGGAAAACCTGAACCGGGCGACAGCGGGCGTCTACGAGATGGGGTCGGTCTTCAAGAGTTTCTCCCTCGCCATGGCGCTGGAATCCGGCAAGGTGTCGATGGACGATACGGTCGATGCGACAAAACCCATCCGCATGGGTGGCTTCACGATCAACGATTTCCATGGCCTGCACCGCCCGTTGACGATCCCCGAGGTGTTCGTGCACTCGTCAAACATCGGCACCGCGCGCATGACCATGGAGTTGGGGATCCCCTGGCAACAGGAGTTCTTGCGGCGTCTTGGCCTTCTGGAGCGTACCAGGACGGAGCTTCCCGAAGTCGCCGCGCCGCTGTTGCCGTCGAAATGGGGAGATCTTTCCGCCATGACGATCTCCTATGGTCATGGCATCTCGGTCACGCCCATGCAGACGGCGGTTGCAGGTGCCGCGCTCGTCAATGGCGGCTACATGATCGACCCGACCTTCCTGCCGCGCACACGCGAGGAAGCGCAGAAAACGGCGGTCCGTGTCATGTCGAAGCGGGTGAGCGATCAGATGCGCTATCTCCTGCGGCTGAACGCGGTCAAGGGATCCGGCAGAAACGCACGTGTTCCGGGCTATATGGTGGGCGGCAAGACCGGGACATCCGAAAAGATCGTCAACGGTCGCTATGTTCATGACAAGCGGCGCAACTCTTTCCTCTCGGCCTTCCCGATGGATGACCCACGTTATGTCGTTCTGGTGACCATCGATGAGCCGAAGCCGGAAGAAGGCAAGCACTACGCGACCGCCGGCTACAATACCGCGCCTGTGGTCTCCAAGATCATTGCCCGTATCGCGCCGATGCTCGGCGTCGTTCCGCATGTGACCGAGGACAGCGACAAGATGCTCGTCTCCTACTGAGCCGCATTCGTCGGGGTGGAAGTCGGGCAGAAGGTGGAATAGGAGGAACCGTCGGACTTCGACTCGATGCCTTGCAGGATCGCGCGGCGGCTTGCAGGATCACGAAGCCGGGAAACCTGGGACAAAGTGCTCTGGGAGTTGGAGCGGGGGGCTCCTTCGGGGGAAAGCCTTGAACGCTGAAGCGGAAACGACATGCTGCTGGATACTCTCATCGCCGATCTGACCGATATTGCCTGCGACGCCGACACCGCGGCTTCGGTCGACATCACCGCCATTACCGCCGACAGCCGCAAGGTCGTGCCGGGAACCCTGTTTGCCGCGCTGAAAGGCGTGAAGGTGGACGGCGCCCGCTTCGCCGCCGATGCCGTTAAGGCCGGCGCCTCTGCCATTCTCGCCGCCGACGATGCGGATTTGCCGGACCTTGGTGTCCCGGTCATTCGCAGTGCTGATTCGCGTCGCACGCTCGCGGTGTTGGCGGCAAAGCTCGCAGGAGCGCAGCCGGAAACCATCGTGGCCGTCACGGGCACGGCGGGCAAAACCTCCGTCGCCGTCTTCGCCCGCCAGATCTTCGATGCCGCAGGCCACCATGCCGCCAGCATCGGCACGATCGGCGTCGTCACCTCGCGTGGCGCGCATTATGGCGGGCTCACCACACCCGACCCGGTTTCTCTCCACACATCGCTCGCCCAGCTTGCCGGTGATGGCGTCACCCATGCCGCGCTTGAAGCCTCCAGCCACGGGTTGGACCAGCGTCGCCTTGATGGCGTTCAGCTCAAGGCCGGCGCCTTTACCAATCTCGGCCGCGATCATCTGGACTATCACCCCACCGTCGAAGACTATCTGCGCGCCAAACTGCGGCTGTTCGAGGCGGTGCTGCCGGAGGGGGCGACGGCGGTCTTCGATCCGGGCGAACGCTATGCGGATCGTGTTGCCGCGGTCGCTGAGGCGCGGGGGCTGAAAACGCTCACCGTCGGCGAGAGCGGGACCGGCATCCGGCTGGAAAGCCTGGTCATCGATGGGTTCCACCAGCGCCTCAAGCTTGTTGCCGAGGGGCGGAGCTATGATGTCGACCTGCCGCTGGTGGGGCGGTTTCAGGTTTCCAATGCGCTGATCGCGGCGGGGCTGGCCATGGCGGTGGGCGTGGCGGCCGAGACCGCGATCCCTGCATTGGCCAACCTTGAAGGCGCGCCGGGGCGGCTGGAAAAGGTCGCGGTCACGGATGAGGGTGCGCTGATCTTTGTGGATTATGCTCACAAGCCGGACGCGCTGGAGCATGCGCTGTCGGCGCTGCGTCCCTATGCGAAGGGGCGGCTGATCGTGGTGGTCGGCTGCGGCGGCGACCGGGATGCGGGAAAACGCCCGATCATGGCCGAAGTGGCTTCGCGGATCGCCGATGTGGTGATCATCACCGACGACAATCCGCGCAGCGAGGACCCCGCGCTCATTCGTAAAGCCATGTTGGCAGCGGCCCCGGACGCGCTGGAGATTGGGGATCGTGGTGCGGCCATCGAAAAGGCCGTCGCCATGCTGCAGCCCGGGGATGTTCTGTGCGTTGCCGGGAAAGGCCATGAAACCGGCCAGATCGTGGGGGACGAGGTGCAACACTTTTCCGATCACGAGTCGATTGAAGCGGCTTTGGCCGGTCTCGGATCGTCCACGTCAAGCGGGGAACCCGTTGCATGAGTGAAGTCCTTTGGAAGCTGGATGCACTGGTGGAAGCCGTTGGCGGGCGCGTTGTCGGCGATCCGACGACGACGATCACCGGCATTTCCATCGATAGCCGCACCATCCAGCCGGGCGAGGCCTTTTTCTGCATCAAGGGCGATGTGCATGACGGGCACCGCTTCGCGGAGGCCGCGCTGTCGCGCGGTGCGGCGCTGGCGGTCGTCTGCGAGGAGCGTCTGAACGAGGTTCCGCCGGAAGGGCGTTATGTCGTGGTGTCGGACGTTCTCGGCGCGCTGGAGGATTTGGGCCGTGCCGCACGGGCGCGCACTGAGGCCAAGATCGTCGCCGTGACCGGGTCCGTCGGCAAGACCTCGTCAAAGGAAATGCTGCGCATCGCGCTTTCCAAGTCTGGCCGCACGCACGCGTCCGTCGCGTCCTTCAACAATCATTGGGGGGTGCCCCTGACACTGGCGCGTATGCCGGAGAATACCGAATACGGTGTCTTCGAAATCGGCATGAATCATCCCGGCGAGATCACGCCGCTGGCCCGCATGGTGCGTCCGGATTTCGTGATCATCACCACCGTCGAGCCCGTCCACCTGGCGCAATTTGAATCTGTGGAGGCGATCGCGCGGGCCAAGGCGGAGATCTTCGAGGGGCTGGAGCCGGGCGGAGCGGCCATTCTCAACGCCTCTAACCCGCAGTTCGATCTCCTGCGCTTTCTCGCTTTCACCGCCGGTGTCGCCAGGATCGTGACCTTCGGCGACGACCGCGCCTTCGATGTGCATCCGACGCAGGTCGCGCCGCAGAGCGGGTGCTCTTGCGTGACGGGCAAGGTGCTGGGCGAAGATCTGGTGTGGAAGATCGGGGCTCCAGGGCGCCATCTGGTCAACAATTCGCTTGCGGTTCTGGCCGCGGTGAAGCTTATGGGGGCCGATCTGGCGCTGGGCGCGCTGGCTCTGGCCGACATGTCCGCCCCCAAGGGCCGAGGCGAACGCCACGAACTGACCTTCGAGGATGGCACCGCCACGCTGATCGACGAGAGCTACAACGCCAACCCGGCTTCCATGCGCGCCGCGATCGCCGTTCTGGGGGAAACCCCGGTGGAACGCGGCGGTCGTCGCATTGCGGTCATTGGGGACATGCTGGAGCTTGGCGAGACATCGCCTGCGCTTCATCGCGGTCTTGCAAAGCCGTTGGAGGACGCGCGGATCGATCTCATCTATTGCGTGGGCAAGACCATGCGTGGATTGTGGGAACGACTTCCCGAAAACAGGCGGGCGGTCTGGGCCGAAACGTCTGCGGAATTGCAAAAGACCCTCGTCGGCGATATCCGGCCGGGCGATGTGGTCATGATCAAGGGCTCGCTGGGGACGAAAATGGGACCGCTGGTCTCCGCCCTCATTGACGCCTACGGCGCGAAACGGGCGCGCGCGGCGTCGTAACGAACTGGGGCGATTGAATGCTTTATTATCTGGTGGAACTTTCCAGCGAAATCTCCGCCTTTAACGTCTTCCGATACATCACGTTCCGCACCGGGGCCGCCATCATGACGGCCTCGCTGTTCGTCTTCCTGTTCGGACCCGCCATCATCTCCGCCCTGCGACTGCGCCAGGGCAAGGGGCAACCGATCCGCGCCGACGGTCCGGCCTCGCACCTTCTCACCAAGAAGGGCACGCCCACCATGGGCGGGCTGATGATCCTGTCGGGCGTGCTGGTCTCCACGCTTTTGTGGGCGAACCTCGCCAACCCCTATGTGTGGATCGTTCTCTTCGTCACCATCGGCTTCGGATCCATCGGCTTTTACGATGATTATCTGAAGGTCACGCAATCGAGCCACAAGGGCTTTTCCGGTCGTTTCCGCCTCTCTCTGGAGGCGCTGATCGCCGCGATTGCCGCCGTGAGCATCTCGCTTCTTCAGCCCGAGGGGCTGTCGACCGAACTGGCGTTGCCGTTCCTGAAGGATACGGTGATCAATCTCGGCTACTTCTTCATCATCTTCGCCGCCTTCGTCATGGTGGGGGCGGGCAACGCGGTCAACCTGACCGACGGGCTCGACGGGCTGGCCATCGTGCCGGTCATGATCGCCTGCGGCTCTTTCGGCCTGATCGCCTATCTTTCGGGGAACCAGGTTTTCGCCAACTATCTGCAGATCCATTTCGTGGTCGGCACGGGGGAACTCGCCGTTGTCGCGGGCGCGGTGATCGGCGCGGGGCTTGGCTTTCTCTGGTTCAACGCGCCGCCTGCGGCCATCTTCATGGGCGACACTGGATCGCTGGCGCTGGGGGGCATGCTGGGCTCCATCGCGGTTGCCACAAAGCATGAAATCGTGCTCGCCATCATTGGCGGCCTCTTCGTGCTGGAGGCGCTTTCGGTGATCATCCAGGTCTTTTCCTTCAAACTCACCGGCAAGCGCGTGTTCAAGATGGCGCCCATCCATCACCATTTCGAACATCTGGGCTGGACGGAATCTCAGGTCGTGATCCGCTTCTGGATCATCGCGGTGGTTCTGGCGCTGTTCGGTCTTGCCACGCTGAAGCTGAGATAGAACGATGATCGAAGTCACCACATTTGCCGGTCGCAAGGTCGCGCTGTTCGGTCTCGGCGGCTCCGGGCTTGCCACTGCGCGCGCGCTTGTGGCGGGCGGCGCGGAGGTCGCTGCCTGGGACGACGCGCCGCGTTCGCGCGAACGCGCCACGGTCGAAGGCATCGCGCTGACCGATCTCACCCAGGCCGACTGGTCGGAATTCGATGCGCTGGTTCTGGCGCCGGGTGTGCCGCTGACCCATCCCGAGCCCCACTGGACCGTGCAGGCGGCCAAGGATGCCGGGATCGAGATCATCGGCGATCTGGAGCTTTTCTCGCGCGAAAGACGCGCGCGTCCCGTCGATTGCCCGATGGTCGCGGTCACCGGCACCAACGGCAAGTCCACCACGGTCACGCTGATCACCCATCTGCTGCGTCATGCGGGCTACGATGTGCAGCTTGGCGGCAATATCGGAACACCCGTCCTCGCGCTTGAGCCGCTCTCACCGGGCCGGATCTATGTGGTCGAGTGCTCTTCCTTCCAGATCGACCTTGCCCCCGGCCTTGCGCCGGACATCGGGCTTTTGATGAACCTCGCCCCGGATCATCTCGACCGTCACGGCTCGATGGACAATTACGTCGCCATCAAGACCCGCCTTGTCGCGGCCGCCCGTGCTGCGGTGATCGGTGTCGATGATGAGCTGAGCGCAGCCATTGCCGATCAGCTCGACGATGGCCTCGGCCGTGTGCGTCGTGTTTCCGCCTTCTATCAGGTGGACGAGGGTGACTTTGCCGAAGGCAGCGCGCTTTACGAGGCTGAGGGCGGCAAGGCGCACAAGGTGGCCGATCTTGCCGGGATCGATACGTTGCGCGGCGCACACAACGCGCAGAACGCGGCGGCCGCTCTTGCTGTCCTTCGCAAGCTCGGCGTTGCCGAAGACAAGATCGCGTCCGGCTTTGCCTCCTTTCCGGGACTTCCCCATCGCATGGAGATTGTCGGGCGGCGCGGCAAGGTACTGTTCGTCAACGATTCCAAGGCGACCAACGCGGATGCTGCGCAACGCGCGCTGGGATCCTTCTCGCGCATCTACTGGATTGTGGGTGGCAAGCCCAAAACCGACGGGATCGATGCCCTTGGGCCGTGGTTCTCGCGCATTGCCCATGCCTATCTGATCGGGGAGGCCGCAGACCGTTTTGCCGCCACCCTGGGTGATGCCGTACCCTTCACCATGAGCGGTACGTTGGAGGCTGCGCTCGCCGAGGCCGTGCGCGAGGCGGATGCGGATCCCGACGAGGAACCCGTCGTGCTGTTGTCTCCGGCCTGCGCCAGTTACGATCAATACGCGAATTTCGAGCAACGCGGCGATGCCTTCCGCGCCGCCGTGCGCGCGTTCGAGACCGTTGTCGCCTGAAGCGCGAGGCTGCCCGTTTGGGCGGGTCTGTTTGTTGAACGACGAAAACCAGTGAACGGTCGGGACGTGGGCCCGGCCCAATCATGAAGAGGGACACCGATGGCCAGCCGCGTGGACCGCAGCGCCTTTTCCGAATGGCTGTGGACCGTCGACCATCTGCTGCTTGCCGGCTTCGTCACGCTCATGCTGGGCGGGATCGTGCTGTCCTTTGCCGGCAGCCCGCCGGTTGCCGAACGGTTGGGGCTCGACAGCTATTTCTTCGTCAAGCGGCAGGCCATGTTCCTGGTGCCCGCGCTCGGCGTCATGCTGGGGGCATCCATGTTGAGCCCGCGCATGGTGCGTCGCGTGGCGCTGGTGCTATTCTGTCTCGGCCTGGTGGCGCTGGTTCTCACGCTCTTCACCGGCGTGGAAGTGAAGGGCGCGCGGCGCTGGATCGACGTGCTTGGTTTTTCCGTCCAGCCGTCGGAGTTCATCAAGCCCGCCTTTGTCGTGCTGATCGCCTTCCTGCTCTCGGAAGCGGGCAAGCGTCCGGAAGTGCCGGGCCGACTGTTTTCCATCCTTCTCTTCGTCATGGTTGCCGCCCTTCTCGTGGCGCAGCCGGATTTTGGCCAGACCATGCTGGTGCTCATCGTGTGGGCCTCGCTCTTCTTCATGGCCGGGCTTTCCTGGCTGTGGATTGGTGCGCTTGGCATTCTCGGCATGCTGGGCATGGCGTCGGCCTATATGCTGCTGCCGCATGTGACCGCGCGCATCAACCGCTTCCTCGATCCTTCCTCCGGCGACACCTATCAGGTGGACACCGCGCTTGAGGCGATCGTGCAGGGTGGCTGGCTCGGGCGCGGGCCGGGCGAGGGGACGGTTAAGCGCATTCTCCCCGATAGCCACACCGACTTCATTTTCGCCGTGGCGGCGGAGGAATTCGGCATCATCCTGTGTCTGGTGCTGCTGGCCATCATCGCCTTCGTGGTGCTGCGCGGGCTGGGGCATGCCCGGCGCGAGCCCGATCCCTTCATGCGGTTGGCGACAGCGGGGCTGATGGTGATGTTCGGCATCCAGTCGGCCATCAACATGGCGGTGAACCTGAACATGATGCCCGCAAAAGGCATGACGCTGCCCTTCATTTCCTATGGCGGTTCCTCGATGGTGGCGGTCGCGCTGTCGATGGGCATGGTGCTGGCGCTCACCCGCCGTCGCCCGCGCCCCAGCCGCACAGCACCGGTCGTTGTCAGGCGCGTTGCGCGCGCGCCGATCGACCCTGCCAAGTGAGTTTCGAGATCATGGAAAAGAGCATATTGCTGACCGCAGGCGGTACCGGCGGACATCTGTTTCCCGCCCAGTCGCTTGCCGGAGAACTGAAGGCACGCGGCTTCGTGGTCGAGCTTGCCACCGATGAACGCGCCGATCGTTACGGCCAGGAATTCCCCGCCCGCAAGATCCACATCGTTTCCTCCGCCACCACGCGCGGCAAGGACCCGATCTCGCTGGCCAAGACCGCCTTCGCCCTGACGCGTGGCTTTATCCATTCCGTCTCCATCCTGCGTCGGTTGAAACCGCAGGCGGTGGTGGGCTTCGGCGGCTACCCCACCTTTCCGCCGATGATGGCGGCGCGCTTCCTGCGCATTCCCACGATCCTGCATGAGCAGAATGCGGTGATGGGCCTCGCCAACCGCATGCTCGCGCCCCGCGTGACGGGCATCGCGCAGAGTTTCAATGAGACCCGGCTCGCGGAAGAGTTCGCGGCCACCGCCACCCATACCGGCAACCCGGTGCGCCCGGCGGTGATCGAGGCCTCCGGCCAGCCCTATGATGCGCCTGAGGCCGATGGGGATTTCCGGCTTCTGGTCTTCGGCGGATCGCAAGGCGCGCGGTTCTTTTCCGATCTGATGCCGGATGTGCTGGAGGCGCTCGACCCCGCTTTGCGCGCGCGGCTCAAGCTTGTTCAGCAGTGCCGACCGGAGGACATGGAGCGTGTACGCGTGCGCTATGACGCGCTGGGGGTGGCTGCCGATCTTGCGCCATTTTTCGTCGATATGCCCGCACGTATTGCGCAGAGCCATCTTGTCGTCTGCCGTTCGGGAGCCTCGTCGGTGGCGGAGCTTTCGGTGATCGGGCGACCTTCCATCCTCGTGCCGCTTCCCCATGCGCTCGACCACGACCAGACCGCCAATGCGCAAGTTCTGGAAGTGGCGGGTGGGGCCTGGTGCATCCAGCAGTCGGAGCTGACACCCAAGCGGATGGCGGGCGAACTCGCCGCGCTGATGAACGCGCCTGCAAAGCTCGCGGCGGCTGCGCAAGCCGCGCAGGCACAGGGGCGGCCGGATGCGGTGAAGCGGTTGGCCGATCTGGTTGAACGCATCGGCAAGCGGGCTTGAGCGCACAACTTTGGGCCGGGGTGGCGACACACGGTCGGATTTGCGATAACGGCGCCTCTTTCGGGGAACCAAGCCCCAGGGGCGAACAAGGAGAACGGGCATGAAGATGCCGCGTAATATCGGGGCGGTGCATTTCGTGGGCATCGGCGGCATCGGCATGAGTGGCATCGCAGAGGTGCTGCATACGCTGGGCTACCGTGTTCAGGGCTCCGACCTGTCGGAAAGCGCCAATGTCCAGCGCCTGCGGGACAAGGGCATCGAGGTTCATGTTGGCCATGCGGCGGAGAACCTCGGCGATGCGCGGGTTCTGGTCGTCTCATCCGCCATCAAGCGCGACAACCCGGAATTGGTGGCCGCGCGCGAACGCTCGCTGCCGGTGGTGCGTCGGGCGGAAATGCTGGCAGAGCTGATGCGCTTCAAGCAGGCCATCGCCATTGGCGGCACCCACGGCAAGACCACGACGACCTCATTGGTCTCCGCGCTGCTCGATGCGGGCGGCATGGATCCGACCGTCATCAATGGCGGCATCATCAACGCCTATGGAACCAATGCGCGCATCGGTGAAGGTGACTGGATGGTGGTGGAGGCGGATGAAAGCGACGGCACCTTCGTCAAGCTGCCCGCCGATATCGCCGTCGTCACCAATATTGATCCCGAACATCTGGATCACTACGGCAATTTCGATGCTGTGCGCGCCGCCTTCATGCAGTTCGTGGAGAACGTGCCCTTCTACGGTTTCGCGGTCATGTGCCTCGACCATCCGGAAGTGCAGGCGCTGGTGGGCCGCATCGAGGATCGCCGCATCATCACCTATGGCGCCAATCCGCAGGCCGACGTTCGTTTCGCGAATGTACGCCCGCAAGGCTCCAAGACCATGTTCGACGTTTTCATTCAGGATCGGATTTCCGGTCGCGTTGCCGAGTTGAAGGATCTCGTGCTGCCCATGCCGGGCCTGCACAATGTCTCCAATTCGGTCGCGGCGATCGCGGTGGCTGATCATCTGGGGATCTCCGGCGAAGCGATCGCGCGCGGACTTGCGGGCTTCGGCGGCGTCAAACGGCGTTTCACCCCGACGGGGTCCTGGAACGGCATCGAGGTCTTTGATGACTACGGCCATCACCCGGTGGAAATCCGCGCCGTTCTGGCCGCGGCGCGCGCCGGTGCGCATGGCAAGGTCGTGGCTGTGGTCCAGCCGCATCGCTACACGCGCCTGCAAAGCCTGTTCGACGATTTCTGCGCCTGTTTCAACGATGCCGACACGGTGATTGTCGCCCCGGTCTATCCGGCGGGCGAGGCCCCCATCGAAGGCGTCGATCGCGATGCGCTGGCCGCCGGTATCCGGGCGCGCGGGCATCGCAATGTTCACGCGCTGGAAGGGCCCGAGGCGCTGGCCGGGCTCGTCGCCAAAGTGGCGGAAGAGGGCGATTTCGTCGTCTGTCTCGGGGCCGGCTCCATCAGCCAGTGGGCCTATGCGTTGCCGCGCCAGCTTGAAGACCATGCTGTTGCCTCTGGCGAGGAGGGCAAGGCTTGAGCTTTCCCGATCTTGTGGAAGAACTGGGCGCGGACCGGTTTTCCGATATTCGCGGTCGTCTTCTCGTCAACCAGCCGCTCGGGCCCGTCACCTGGCTGCGCGTGGGCGGTCCGGCGCAGCTTCTGTTCCAACCCGCCGATGAGGCCGATCTTGCGGCCTTCATGAAGGTGCTGCCTCACGACGTGCCGGTGCTTCCCATCGGGCTCGGCTCCAATCTGCTGATCCGCGAGGGCGGGGTTGAGGGCGTCGTCATCCGTCTGACCGGCAAGGGCTTCGGTCAGATCGAGGCTGCCGGAGACACGGCGTTGAGGGTGGGGGCGGCGGTGCCCGACAAGCGTCTGGCGCAGGCGGCCCTTGATGCGGGGCTTTCCGGCTTCGCCTTTTATGCCGGAATTCCCGGCGGCGTTGGCGGGGCGCTTCGCATGAATGCGGGCGCGCACGGGGTGGAGACGCGCGAACGCATGGTCGAACTCACCGCAGTCACCCGGTCCGGTGAGGTCATACGCCTTTCCAACGCCGATATGGAGTATGCCTATCGTCATTCCGGACAGCCGGGCGATCTGGTTTTCACCAGCGCCGTCTTTGCGGGCGTTCCGGGGGACAGAGAGGCAATCCGCGCGGAGATGGAGGCCGTCAACGCGCATCGCGAGAAGGCTCAGCCGATCCGTGAAAAGACGGGCGGGTCCACCTTCAAGAACCCGCCAGAGAATTCCGCATGGAAGGTCATTGATGCGGCAGGATGTCGCGGGCTTCGCGTCGGCGGGGCGCAGATGTCCGAAATGCACTGCAATTTCATGATCAACACGGGCGCGGCCACCGCGCTCGATCTGGAAACGCTGGGCGAGACCGTTCGCG is a window encoding:
- the murB gene encoding UDP-N-acetylmuramate dehydrogenase, with amino-acid sequence MSFPDLVEELGADRFSDIRGRLLVNQPLGPVTWLRVGGPAQLLFQPADEADLAAFMKVLPHDVPVLPIGLGSNLLIREGGVEGVVIRLTGKGFGQIEAAGDTALRVGAAVPDKRLAQAALDAGLSGFAFYAGIPGGVGGALRMNAGAHGVETRERMVELTAVTRSGEVIRLSNADMEYAYRHSGQPGDLVFTSAVFAGVPGDREAIRAEMEAVNAHREKAQPIREKTGGSTFKNPPENSAWKVIDAAGCRGLRVGGAQMSEMHCNFMINTGAATALDLETLGETVRARVLENSGIRLEWEIKRLGRFADGEEVAPFLGRG